The sequence below is a genomic window from Brevibacillus laterosporus.
ATGACCAGGTAGCAAATAGCGTTGTGGCACAGCTCTTGTTCCTACAAGCAGAAGATCCTGATAAGGACATCAGTATCTACATAAACAGCCCGGGTGGATCGATTACAGCCGGTATGGCTATCTATGACACTATGCAATTTATTAAACCAGATGTATCAACCATCTGTGTGGGATTAGCAGCTTCTATGGGTTCGTTCCTGCTTTGTGCCGGAGCAAAAGGAAAGCGTTACGCTTTGCCTAATAGCGAAATCATGATTCACCAACCTCTAGGTGGCGCTCAAGGTCAAGCAAGCGACATCGAAATTGCCGCAAAACGTATTATTAAAATGCGTGAACACCTTAACCGCATTTATGCTGAGCGTACTGGTCAACCATACGAGCAAATTGCTAAAGATACGGATCGCGATAACTTCCTGTCTGCTCAATCCGCAAAAGAATATGGCTTGATCGACGAAGTCATCACAAGAAAATAAGTATAGATACACATAAAGAGGGCGACTTAGGTTGCCCTCTTTTGCATGTTCGTTCATCAGTTAGTTGATGCCATATTTGTATATTCTCCATCCATAGAATCAACTGTAGTCTCTTCAATCAAACCGTTGTGGTCAGCAACTATCCCGCCTCCCAGCCCCTCATTTACCATGCGATCAATATCCATAAAGTTCTTATCTCTGCCTTCTAGACAGCAATCTGGTAATCCCTTAGCTTTGTTTGACATGCTCTTCCCTCCTGGCTTAGATGTTCCTAATTAGCATCTCACCACAAGTAGCAGGTCATGCAAACAAAAAACCAGCAATACCTGCTGGTTTAGCGTTTACATTTTTATTCATCCTTATCAATCAGGTTAACTAGTGTATCAACTGCCATTTGGGCATCATCCCCACTAGCCAAGATGGTAATTTCCGTTCCCGAGCTGATCGCCAAACTCATAATTCCCATGATACTTTTGGCATTCACCTTTTTATTGTCTTTTTCTACGTAAATTTCAGAACGGTATCGATTTGCTTCTTGAACAAAGAATGCCGCTGGGCGGGCTTGTAACCCGGTTTTAAGCTTAACCATAACCCGTTGCTGTACCATCTTGGACCTCCCCGCTTGGAATTTTCCTTTATTTCTATTATAACATGTCCCTACGTAGAAAAACTCAGTTTTTCTCGCAAGTTATCTGCAATCTCATTTATCTTACGCAAGCGATGGTTAATGCCTGACTTGCTCACAACCCCACTTGGAATCATTTCGCCTAATTCCTTCAGGTTAATGTCAGGATTCTGCAAGCGGAGTTCCGCCACCTCACGTAAGCGAATAGGTAAGTTTTCAAGGCCGAGCTCTTTCTCGATCAATTGAATATTCTCCATTTGTTTAGTAGCAGCATTGACCGTTTTATTGATATTCGCAATCTCACAGTTATGCAAACGATTAACTGAATTCCGCATGTCTTTAACAATACGCACATCTTCAAAATATAACAAAGCCTGATGCGCCCCAATTACACTCAAGAAGTCCGTAATTTTTTCGCCTTCTTTTATGTACATGACAAAACCTTTTTTGCGTTCAATACATTTGGCATTCAATTCATAGCGATTAGCTAGATCGGTTAACGCTTCACAAAAATCTTGATAAGCAGAGAAAATTTCCAAATGATAGCTAGAAGCCTCAGGGTGATTTACAGAACCACCTGCTAAAAAGGCTCCTCGAAGAAACGCACGTACGCAACATTCATTCGCCACGAGATCATGTGAAATACCCGGATAAAAGGTTAAATTCTTATCCATAATACGTAAGTCTTCCAGGATCTCATAAGCCCGAAGTGGAATTCGCACAATATACACGTTGTTTTTTTTCAGACGCATTTTTTTACGCACCAATAACTCGGCATGAATCTGAAAAATTTGCTTAACCAACGTGTAAATTCTTCGTGCGATCGCCGCATTCTCTGTAGAGATATCCAAAATAAATTTTCCGGTTCCTAGTTGAATGGTTCCGTTCATACGAATTAGTGCAGCAAGTTCCGATCGATTACAGCAAGTTGAACCTTCAATCAACGTTAACTCTTTTTTTGTGTGTGCGGCGAATGACATGTCACATCACTTCCTTTCTAGTTGCGATATAATCTGGCGAAGGATAGCCACGATCTCCTGACTCACTCGTTTTGCATCGTGACGTAAGTACAATTCCCCATAGGTAATCATAGGCTCAGCCACAATCGTCACGCCTAAATCCTTCAACTTATCCATATCACATAAGACTGGATATGCGTTTTTTTCTGCGTATTTAGCTAAATAATCTTCAGGTACCTGTTCGGTATTTACCACAATTGTATCTAAAAACTCTACCCCAACATGATCATATAAGGCTCTGACATGATCATAAGCTGTAAAGTTATCGGTTTCACCTGGTTGAGTCATTACATTACAAATATATACTTTTGGTGCAGATGATTCCAGTATTGTCTCAAAAACACCGTTAACTAATAAATTGGGTAAGATACTCGTATACAGGCTACCCGGCCCCAAAATAAT
It includes:
- a CDS encoding HPr family phosphocarrier protein produces the protein MVQQRVMVKLKTGLQARPAAFFVQEANRYRSEIYVEKDNKKVNAKSIMGIMSLAISSGTEITILASGDDAQMAVDTLVNLIDKDE
- the clpP gene encoding ATP-dependent Clp endopeptidase proteolytic subunit ClpP; protein product: MNLIPTVIEQTNRGERAYDIYSRLLKDRIIFLGTPINDQVANSVVAQLLFLQAEDPDKDISIYINSPGGSITAGMAIYDTMQFIKPDVSTICVGLAASMGSFLLCAGAKGKRYALPNSEIMIHQPLGGAQGQASDIEIAAKRIIKMREHLNRIYAERTGQPYEQIAKDTDRDNFLSAQSAKEYGLIDEVITRK
- the whiA gene encoding DNA-binding protein WhiA; this encodes MSFAAHTKKELTLIEGSTCCNRSELAALIRMNGTIQLGTGKFILDISTENAAIARRIYTLVKQIFQIHAELLVRKKMRLKKNNVYIVRIPLRAYEILEDLRIMDKNLTFYPGISHDLVANECCVRAFLRGAFLAGGSVNHPEASSYHLEIFSAYQDFCEALTDLANRYELNAKCIERKKGFVMYIKEGEKITDFLSVIGAHQALLYFEDVRIVKDMRNSVNRLHNCEIANINKTVNAATKQMENIQLIEKELGLENLPIRLREVAELRLQNPDINLKELGEMIPSGVVSKSGINHRLRKINEIADNLREKLSFST